In a genomic window of Chaetodon trifascialis isolate fChaTrf1 chromosome 8, fChaTrf1.hap1, whole genome shotgun sequence:
- the szrd1 gene encoding SUZ RNA-binding domain-containing, producing the protein MDEEVSESWEEAADSGEMEKRLEEKLRISQKEKESSNNSPRSPLKTTMVIQDNSLPAAPPPQIRILKRPASNGSLGSPSNQNRPTPQVKSLAQREAEYAEARKRILGSACPEETPQDKPNTDRPGRNNSTLPSEDTRSNNHTVGQPDSTQGFRQHR; encoded by the exons ATGGATGAGGAGGTCTCCGAAAGTTGGGAGGAAGCTGCTGATAGTGGG gaaatggaaaaacGGTTAGAAGAGAAGCTAAGAATCAGCCAGAAAGAAAA GGAGTCCAGTAATAACTCTCCACGATCTCCATTGAAGACAACCATGGTGATACAAGACAACTCTCTTCCAGCAGCACCCCCACCTCAGATCCGCATTTTGAAGCGGCCTGCAAGTAACGGGTCATTGGGATCACCCTCGAATCAGAACAGGCCCACACCACAAGTTAAGTCCCTGGCCCAGCGGGAAGCCGAGTACGCCGAGGCCAGGAAGAGAATACTGGGCAGTGCCTGCCCAGAGGAGACGCCTCAGGACAAGCCCAACACTGACCG gcCAGGGCGCAATAACTCAACATTGCCTTCAGAGGACACCCGATCAAACAATCACACTGTCGGGCAGCCAGACAGTACCCAAGGGTTCCGACAGCACAGATAA